The genomic region TTCCCAGTAAATAACTCCTGTTTTTCCCGGGCGAAGTTCCTGGTTCTCAAAAGCGGGAACTAGTTCCAGTGCTATTCTGTATCCTGGAATGCGAACTCGCCATTGGATGGGATAATTGCCTCCACTGAAAGGGCTTTGCCAGAATTTAAGAACTTCGATCTGAATCTCTTCTAACTTTAGGTGTTGCCAGGTTCCGTCTGAAAAAACTAAAGTACCGCTGGAATAAGGGTCCGGATTTCCATTCCTTTGACGCAGATGATAGAACATGAGTTCCGTTTGATTATCCAACTGAATACTGAACCAATCCCATCCTATCTGGTAATCCTGGAGCTGATTACTCCCAAATTCATGGTCCATCCAGCTAATTCCGGTTACTTTCATCGGTTGATGCTCTACAAAGAGGGTTCCTTCTGTTTTTAATCGGGTGAAGGAAATATAATGGGAAGCATGTCCGACCCCTTCTGCTTTCTGGCTGATACCATTTTCTCCATGAATGACGGGACCTTTAAGAGGTGTTAAAATTAAATCGATGGCAAACTTATCCTGGGAGGCCTGGAGATGATGGCTACCGTTTTCCTCTTCTCTGACCTTCCAGTCTTCATTCCAGACCAGGTATTTTCCCTCCTCGGCCCCGGCCTTTCCCAGAGCTGCTCGATTCAGTTTCTCTGTAAAGAAAAATTGCCGACGTGAGATATCCGAGATGGCAAAATGGGCAAAGTAAAGATGTTTCGCAGCCCATCGGGAAGGACTTTCCTGCATCTGCGCATTCTCTGACCCGACCCTAAAAAAAGTAACCTGATAACCGTATTCATCCCCTTTTTCGGTGGTCAGGTGCCCGGTATAATACCACCACTCGGTTTTAAAATCGTTGTGGGATCCATAGTCTTTGGGAAAAGAGTAAACATAGCCGGGTAAAGCCTGTTTAAATAAGTAGGAAGGAGGAGTCTCGCTCGCCTCAATAAAAACGGGAAGCATTAAAAAACAAAAGATAAAAGCCAGAAAACCAGACCGGTTCTTTGCCCGCTTCTGTTCCCCATGACCCTCCGGCTCCTCTCCTACGCTGTAAAACAGGGAAGAAGATAAAAGGTTATAATCTCTTCGTTTCCTTTCCCTTAAAGCCCCAGGAGAGGAGTCAAGGGCAGGAATCGATATAACTTCAATCCTGGATTCTTGTTGCTTATTCATAACGCATTGTTTCTACAACCCTTAGTTGAACTGCCTGCTTAGCTGGAAAATATCCGGCCAGGATCGAGGTGATCAAAACGATCAACAGCGACTTTGGAATGAGTATAAACGGAAAGAAAAACTGAATGGTCCAACCGAAGGATTGTTTGTTAATGACATAAATGAGGATAAAAGACAGGAAAATACCTGTAATCAAACCCAGGAGTTGACTGATGATTCCCATAAGCCCGGCTTCATAAAGAATTATCTTCATGATTTGGGTTCCGGTAGCTCCCACAGATCGGAGGATTCCGATTTCCCGCCTGCGCTCTAAAATCGAAGCTAAAAGGGCGTTAGCAATTCCTAAAACGGCCACAATAATTGCGATTAGCTCTAATCCCGAAGTAATGGCAAAGGTCTGATCGAAAATATCCAGGACGGTCTCCCGCAGGGTTCGATTGGTTATTACCGTGATATTATGGGTTTTTCCGAAGCGATTCAGGATAGCTTCCCGGACTTTTTGAAGGTCGGTATCGGGTTTGAGATAAACAATCAGGCTGTTCACAAAGGGATCCTTCCAGTATTTCTTGAAGAGCTGTCGGTCCAGAACAATCATGCCGTGTTCGGTGGAATAACTGTAGAAAACCCCGGCTATGGGAACTTGAAGTTCTCCCGAAGGGCTATTCAAGGTTAACGTATCGCCCACATTCAGGCCGTACTTGACAGAGAAACTTTCAGAAACCAGGGCTTCTCCCTTTTCAAGGGCCTGTTCTAAAATTTTGTGCTTCTCACCCTTTAAGAATAACATGTTTCCATACTCTTTAAAAACCCGGAAATCCCCGGCCCCCAGAGTAACCGGTCCCAGGGTCTGGAGTTCATTATCCGTTCCAGATTCTGAGTTTAGGAAAGAGGTTTGAGATTGGCTATCCTTTGCTTGTTTTAGATAATTGATTTTCAAAGTTCGGAAGGAATCCACCGCTGCAACCCCTTCCACTTCCTTGAGTTCTTCGACCATTTCTTCCGGAACTCTGGCTTCAGCTCCCTGGGTAAATCGGGTGATGGGAGCCACGATCAGATCTCCGGTTATCGTTTCATTGACCCAGATCTCGACCGTTTTTCGAAAGCTGCTGACCATGATGGTTACCCCGACTACCATGGCCAGTGCAGTCATAAGTGCAGCGACGGCCAGGGTGGTACGACCTAAGGTTTGAACCAGATAGTTACCGGCCAGCTTCCCCTCTGTTTTGAGGAGTCGGCTTATCAGAGGATTCGTTAGCCAATTAAAGAAAACGATGAAAGCCGGGGTAAGAAAAGCAACTCCTAATATTAAGAGAAGTGCAGAGGCATACCCGTAGATAGGAACCTGGCCGATGACCCCGGTGGAGTCATTCAGAGGGAATTTCTGGATGGCTGCCAGATAAGCCAGGCCAAGTAAAACTCCTCCTGACAGGGAGATCTTCAGATAATTTTGGGGTTGTTTTAAAGGATAAGCCCCTTCTTGAAAAGCTTCCCGGGGAGATATCCGAGAAGCTTCAAAAACAGGGATCAGGGCCGATAGAACTGATACTAAAATTCCCAGCAGAAATCCTTCTACAATAAGTTCAGGGGTCCAGATTATCGAATCGGTCTGAACCGGTACATAAAGGGAAGAAACCGTGAGGGTCATGGCTTTTAAAGCTCCTCGGGCCAGTAAAAGAGCTAAAAACAATCCCAGTACGGAACCCAGAAAACCGATGAGACTCGCTTCCAGCAAAAAGAAAAGCCGGATCTGACCCCGGGTCACTCCCAATGCCCGCAAGGTCCCGATCTCTTTTCTTCGTCGAACAACCGAGATGGCCAGGGTGTTATAAATCAGAAACATTCCCACCAGGAGGGCAATGGCACTCAGAACCGTTAAATTGATCTGAAAGGAATGAAGCAATTTCTGAACTTGCAGGTTTCGAGACTGGGGTCGTTCCACTCTGAGGTGGGGAGGTAACATAGCCTTCAACCGGGCGATAACCTTCGGGATCTGGGCATCGTCGACAATTAAATCGATTCGATCTAACTTCCCAACTTTGTTAAAAGCAACTTGAGCGGCAGCAATATCCATAATGGCTATGTTCCCACTCTGAGCTTTAGCCGTACCTTCCTGTTCCAACAGTCTTTTTACTTTAAACGTTAACACCTTCTCGTTCGCCGCCAGTTTAATGGAAGAACCCACCGAAAATCCGTGTTCTTCGGCAAATTTCCGGGTTAGTATAATGGCCTGGGGATCCCATAAAAGTTCCAGGAAATCTCGGGTGGGATCGGTGGTCTGGGTCTGCCTGGAAAATTTATACTCTCGAACGGTAGAATCTCCCAACACATCGACTCCTAAAACCAGCAAAACCTCTCCCTGGGATCCGGCCAGTAAAGTCGTGGTTTGAACAACCGGGCTCATCTGCCGGATTCCTTCTACCTCTCGAACTATCGGCAATATCATTTCGTCGAACCCTGCCTCCCCGGCAGAAATCTGTAAAGTTGCTCTGCCTGAAATAGCTTCCAGAGAAGTTTTGAAGGATTCTAAGATACTTACATTGGCCAACCGGATGGCCAGAAAAACAGCTACTCCCAAAGCAACTCCGATCACCGTGAGGAGCATTTTGATTTTTTCTTGGAAAATGGGACGAAAAACTAAATGCTTGCAGAGCCTTAATCCTTGAGAGATCATACTTCATAATAGGGTAGCACGAAGTTCAAACGCGTGCAACCGATTTGTTGTTCGTGGAGACCCGGCACGCCGTGTCCCTACCGGGCTCATTGACACTCTTTCCTTTCACGATTATATTGGTTTCCAATGAGTAGCTTAAACGTCCTCGTTTGAGGGTGGAGGTAACAGAAAATGGATACGTTAACCCATGGATTGGCCGGTGCGCTCATTGCTAAAACCGGATTTAGTCAACGAATAGGAAAAGTGGCAACCACGGTTCTGGTAGTCAGTGCAGTTTTCCCGGATAGCGATGTTATCGTGGATCTGGTGGGAAATGAGTTTCTCTATTTAAGATATCATCGGAGTTTAACCCACTCTTTTTTAGGCGCTCTCTTCTTTTCAGCCTTATTGGCAGGTATTTTTTATCGATTTAGTACCTATAAAAAATACTGGAATCTCTATTTCCTCTCCTTGCTGGGTATCCTCAGCCACATCTTTTTAGACTTACCAACTTCATTCGGAACCATGATCTTTTTTCCCTTCAGTGATCGGCGGGTTGCCTGGGATATGATTTTTATTATCGACCTGATCTTTACGGGAATTATTGTAACCCCTCAGCTCATCGTCTGGATTTATCTAAATCCCTCTTCCCGAGGTGGGAAGTCCTCCCCACCTCTCTTCTCTCCTTTCTCCAACCCCTTCCGTCGTGCAGGGTTTGTCTGTTTTATGTTTTACCTTCTGGCTTTCTCCGTGACCCTTTTCCTTTCCCGACTGGTTCACAAGGAAGTTCCCTGGAAGGTTCTCCTTGGGATAATCCTTCTTTTTACCGCCCTCATCCTGGTTCCTGGAATAAAGGGATGGATTTATCGACTGGACAGAACCGTCCCCTGTCGAATTGGATTAATCGTTCTCCTTTTCTACATGGGACTTTGTTGGATGAATCATTGGATAGCCTTGAAAAAGGTGGAGGATTACATCCAGAAACAAGGGCTTCAGGTTGTCAGCTATGCGGCCTTTCCACAACCCCTTTCGCCCTTTAACTGGTCCGGTGTTATCAAAACCCGAGAAGCTTCTTATCAGAATTGGTTCAATATTTTAACGCCTCAAATGCCTGAATTTTCAGTTTTTCAAGATCCCCCAAAAAATGAGTACCTTACCATGGCCGAGAATCTTCCCGTTGTCCAATTATTCCTGTGGTTTGCCAGGTTTCCTGTGATTACGTATCAAACTTTAGGTTCTACCCACATCATAGAATACTTCGATTTAAGGTTCAACTCCAGGCTTCGACGTACCCCCTTTGTCCTTGAAATTATTATCGGACCCAATGGCGAGGTAATCCGGCAAGGGTTTGCAAATTAGGGGGAAATCTCCTGGATAAACTCCCTTAACTTCCTGGCCACCTCCGGAAAGAGGGCCGTTCCGTCTACAACCGTTTCAGCCAACTGTTTGGTATAGGTTTTAATTCGGGTTTGGATGTCGGAGGGATATTGTTTGAGATCCAGGTTCCCCAGCAGGGCTGTGGAAATTTTATTAATCTCATATTTTCTCGATTTTTGAGCCTCTTCCATGCGTAGAGTAAGTATGGGGGTGTGGGAGTGTGGGGGTACGGGGGTATGGAGGTATGGGGGTATGGGAGTTGGGAGTATATTCTTCCTCCCGCACTCCCATACTTCCACCCTTCCACCCTTCCATACCCTCCACCCTTCCACACCCCCCCACCCTTCCACCCTCCCACCCCCCCATACTCCCATACTCAGCTTTCTACTTTCTTTTGTAACTCGGCCAATTTATTCAAGGCTTCCAGAGGGGTTAGGGTATTCACATTCAAGCTTTTCAACTCCTCGATCACCGGGTGAGGTTGTGAAGGAGGTTCCGGCGAAGAGATGGGGGTAAAAAGGGTTAGTTGGAGGTTATTTTTAAGGATCTTCTGAGATTTTTTTACTTTTCCAACGGTTGAAACTCCTCTATGGTCCAGTCCGTCGGCTTCTAAATGGGATAGGATTTCCTTAGCTCGCTGAAGGACTTCTGAGGGTAGGCCGGCCAGTCGAGCCACCTGAATACCGTAACTGCGATCGGTTCCTCCCTTTATGATTTTTCGAAGAAAAATGATTTCATCATTTTGTTCTTTGACGGCCACGTTATAGTTTTGGACACCGGGTAAGGTTGAGGCGAGTTCGGTCAATTCATGGTAATGGGTTGCAAAAAGGGTTTTGGCTCCTATTTTATTTGCGATATATTCAGCCACTGCCCAGGCAATGCTAAGGCCATCATAGGTGCTGGTTCCTCGTCCGATTTCATCCAGGATAATCAGGCTCTTTCGAGTGGCGTTATTCAGAATGTTGGCCGTTTCATTCATTTCCACCATGAAAGTACTTTCCCCTCCGGTCAGATTATCGGAAGCCCCTACCCGGGTAAAGATACGATCTACAAGGCCAATGGTGGCTTTTTTAGCCGGAACAAAACTGCCGATTTGAGCCATTAGAACAATTAAAGCCACCTGACGGAGGAAGGTCGATTTTCCGGCCATGTTCGGCCCGGTAATGATCAGGAGGGTATTTCCTTCAGTGTCTAGATAGACATCATTGGGGATAAAGGCCTCCTCTCTACGGAGTTGCTCCACGACCGGGTGTCGCCCTTCAATAATTTCGATCTTATCCCCGTCGTTCACCTGGGGTCGGGTATAGTTATAACGAGCGGCCACTTCGGCCAGGGAGGAGAGGACATCTAACTGGGCTAAGGCCCGAGCAGTACTTAAAATCCGCTCGGATTCTTTGGAAACCGATTCCCGGACCTGCTGGAAGAGTTGATATTCCAGTTCTACGATCCGCTCTTCAGCTCCCAGAACTTTGGCCTCATATTCTTTCAAAGCAGGGGTGATAAATCGCACGCAATTCACCAGGGTTTGTTTGGTAATGTAATCCTCTGGAACCATGGAAAGGTTGGGGTTGGTTACTTCGATAAAGTAGCCAAAGACCTTATTGTAGCGAACTTTCAAGGAGTTGATCCGGGTCCGTTGCCGTTCGGTTTGTTCCAGATGGGCAATCCAATCCTTTCCTTCCCGACATATTTTTCGGAGTTCATCCAGCTCCTGGTTATAGCCTTCTTTGATGAGACCCCCTTCCCTCAAGGTGATAGGCGGTTCATTGACAATAGCCCGATCGATGAGCTCGCCGATATCCGAAAGTTCATCGCAGGCCTGGATCAAATCTTGAATTAAGGATGACCGACCTGTGACTGCCGATTGCAGGAGGTTCTTAATGGCCGGGATTTTCCAAATGGAAAGTTTAAGGGCGACCAAATCCCGGGCGTTGGCGGCCATAAGGGTCAACCGCCCGATAAGGCGCTCTAGGTCATAGACTCCGTCGAGAAGTTCTCGCAAATCCCCACGTAGAATTAAATTGTCCTTAAATTCTGCTACGGCCTCCAGCCGCTGCTCAATAGCTTTAAGGTCTAGTAAAGGGTGCTTCAACCAGGCTTGCAGGGTTCGCCCCCCCATGGCCGTCATTGTGCAATCCAAAAGTCCCAACAAAGAGCCTTGCCGGGAGTGGTCCAGAATAGTTCGGGTCAACTCCAGGTTCCGCTGGGAAGCCGCATCTAGGACCATGTAATCTTCCACATTAAAGACCCGAAGGCTTCGAATGTGATCCAAGGAAGTTTTTTGCGTTTCCTGGATATAGCTCAATAAAGCTCCAGCTGCAGAGATACCCCGAAATAAGCCCTGGCAACCAAATCCCGATAGAGAAGCGGTTTTGAAGTGTTCTCGAAGCATACGCTCGGCATTTTCATACAGGAATGCTTGGGGGGGATAATGGGTAATACAGAATTTAGAGGTCGGATGCCAGAAGCCATGGGTCAGAGTTTCTTGTTTCTTATTTTTTACTTCTTGTTTCTTGGAATGGCCGAATAACTCGGTCAGAAGCAAGGATTCTTCCCCTATTTCAGGGACCAGGATCTCTTTAGGTTCTACCCGTTCCAGTTCATCCTTCAACTTTTGGACCTTCTGGGACCCTCGAAATTCTGAAATGCGAAATTCTCCGGTGGATATATCCAGCAGAGCCATGCCGATGACCTGATCCTTTTGGGCAAGGGCAACAATAAAGTTATTCTCCTTGGCTTCCAACATTCGGGTGTCCAGAACTGTTCCCGGGGTAACTACCCGAATTACATCCCGTTTAACGAGCCCCTTAGCAAATTTAGGATCTTCAAGCTGTTCACAAATAGCTACCCGAAAACCATTTCTGACCAGTTTGGCCAGATAAGAATCCACAGCATGGTGGGGAACCCCACACATGGGAACTCCTTTTTCTTCCTTATGCGTCCGCCGAGAGGTCAGGGTAATCTGAAGAACCCTGGAAGCTACTTCAGCATCCTGATCAAACATTTCATAGAAGTCCCCCATCCGAAAAAGAACGATGGTATCCGGGTAATCCTTCTTAATCTGCCAGTATTGTTGCATTAAGGGAGTTAACTCGTACATCTTACAAGTACTGGATGTTGAGTACTGAGTGCCAAGTAAGACAGAACAACTCAGTTCTTATTTAACTCAGTACTATACTTTCCACTCATCTCGCTGATTCTGGGCGAGAATCTCCGTCAGTTCCATGGAGCGCTTCTCCATTTCCAAGACCAGGCGATCTACTTTCTCAGCAAAATAGTTATGGAAAACCAGGGTTGGAATGGCAACGGTCAACCCTGCAGCGGTAGCGATAAGGGCTTCCGAAATACCTGCAGCCAATTTTTCCGGTTGTCCCACGCCTACCACAGAGATCACACTGAATGCTTTAATCATTCCGCTTACCGTTCCCAGTAATCCCAACAATGGGGCTATCCCTGCAATGGTATTCAAAACCCCCAAATACTTTTCCAACTTGGCCGCTTCATGTCGCCCGGCATCTTCAATAGCTTCTTTAATCTCATCCCGACCAAAATAGTATTTCATAATTCCGGCTTCCAGAACTTTAGCGATGGGCTTATCGCTCTTGGAACAGATAGCCAGAACTTCATTAATATGACCTTCCAGGAGGAGGGCTTTAATACGATTAAAAAATATCCGGGGAACCACCCGTTCGGTTCTCAAGCTCAGGAACCGTTCGATGATGATTGCCACGGATAGCACTGAACAAAACAGGATGGGAATCATGATATACCCACCCTTAATCAGTAAGTCAAACATGTACTCCCCTATTTAAAGCATCTGAAGTCCGATTCAAACCCCAGATTTACATGAAATAGAATTTTTTACCTTTTCTGGTTAAAAATGGGATCCAGGCTCTCCTTACAAGGAGCCTTTGGACTGAGCTCAGAATAAACAGGCAACAAAGCCTTCTCCCTACACCAGCAGAGGACTTCACTCCCCTCGCCACGCGCTATGGCTTCCCTCACGTATTATTCTCAACTTGAGAAAGTATGAAATTAACTCTTTCTTGGATAAGGTGTGTAATTTTGCTTTTATCTTTCATCATTATAAGATTATAAGAAGTCAGCTAATTCGGTGTCAAGCGGTAAAACCGGGGAGAAGAGGATTTAGAGCTTATGGAAGAAAAAAATCTTGTCAAAACCTGCTAAAGAGCTCCACTCAACTTAAGCATAATAATACCCAGGATAATTCCGCTGATGACCGTATAGACGAGAATGGAGGTAATAAAGGTTACTTTAGTGGAGATGGCATCATATAAAATACTTCCCAAGGCGATAACCGAAGCCGTAAAAAAAGCCATTCCTGCCCAGGTAAATAAAGAACTTCGGAAGGGGAGATTATTGGGATTAAAAACTCCGCCCACGTAAGTGAGCCAGAGACCAATGGCAATAACCAGGAATTTAAAGATAATGGACGTGAGTAAACTTCGGGTCGTAGGAGCATTTTGGGTAATGGCGCGGCTGATTAAGGAAAATAAAATGAGGACCGATCCGATAAAAAAAGCAATTCCTCCAAACCACAGGATCTTTAGGACGGGATTGGTCCGCATGGGGTCAAAGGCACCGCTTTCCCAAAAGAGAAGTTGACTGAGCAGAACCCCGGCTATCATGACAAAAATGAAAAGCTTAAGATCCTGAATTTCTACTCTACCCAGCAGGGATCTAAAAAGGACTGCATAGAGGGCCAGAATACTAAACAGCAGAGACAGGGTTCCAAACCATTCCAGGAATAGCGGCAAGTTTATCATGTTTTTCTCCTAAATAAGAGTTCTTTACCGACTTAGTGCCATAAGGAAAAACGTTTGTCAAGTAAATTCAAGATTTCCTATCGAGTCCTTGAGGTCTAAAAATCATCAGAATCATCAGTAAGAGACCAAAGAAAAGCATGCGATACAGGCGAAATTCCCGGAGGATTTCAGGGAGGATAACCAGGATTCCGGCGCCGATAAGGATTCCGACTAGATTTCCCATTCCACCCAAAATGACCATGCAAAGGATGTTGACCGATTCATAGAACAGGAAATTTTCTGGAAACACGGATCGTTGCCAGGAGGCCAGAATACTCCCGCCCATTCCGGCGAAGGATGCTCCTATGGCAAAAGCCTGGAGTTTGGCAACGGTTATGTTAATTCCCATGGCCTGTGCCGCGATCTCATCTTCCCGAATGGCCCCCCAGGCCCAGCCGATCCGAGAGTGGTTCAGTCGGTGGGAGACCAGCAATGTCAGCAAAAGGAATCCCAGAATGAGGTAATAATATTCCAGGTTATGGGTAAATACATAGGGGCCTATTTTAGGCGGATCGATGCTTAAAATGCCGTTAACCCCATTGGTGATGTTGACAGGCCTATCCAGATTAATAAGCAGGATGTAGGTAATTTCTCCAAATCCAAGGGTTACAATCGCCAGGTAGTCGCCTCGAAGTCGCAGGGTAGGGGCTCCCAAAAGAATTCCGAAGATAGCCGTTACCAGAACCGTCACCGGTAGGGCTACCCAAAAAGGTAAGTGAATATCAAAGTGAGGGGAAGCCAGAAAGGCATAAACATAAGAGCCGATACCGTAAAAAGCCACATACCCCAGGTCCAATAGTCCGGCAAATCCTACGACAATATTGAGTCCCAAGGCCAACATGGCATAAAGCCCAACCCGAGCCAGAACTCCTATCCAATAATCATTGGGTAGGAACAAGGGTAGAATAAGAGCCAGAACCAGGGCTATCCCAACTTTGAGATAAGGATTCCAGGAGGTTTTCATGGTCTTCTATTCTTCTCCTAAATAGGCCTTTCGAACGGCTTCGCTTTTTAACAAATTTTCGGCCGTATCGTGGAGAATCATCTCCCCATTTTGCAAAACATATCCCCGATGGGCAATGGAAAGGGCCATATTTGCATTCTGTTCTACTAAAAGGATAGTAATACCTTGCCGATTAATTTCTTGGATCGTCTCAAAGACTTTTTCTACAAAAAGAGGGGATAGTCCCATAGAAGGTTCGTCCATCAAAATCAATCGAGGTCTTGCCATCAGAGCTCGACCCATGGCCAGCATCTGTTGTTCTCCGCCGCTGAGGGTTCCTCCCAATTGATTTTCCCGTTCCTTGAGTCGGGGAAACAGCTTATAAACCTTTTCCAGGTCTTCTAAGATACTTTGAGGAGGCTCCTTCCGGCGTACAAAGGCCCCTAACTCCAGGTTCTCCCGGACCGTCATCCGAGAGAAGATACGACGGGCTTCTGGAACCCGGGCAATTCCCATACTTACAATCTTCTCGGTGGGAAGCCCATCGATCCGCTTACCTTCGAACTCAATGGTTCCCTGAACCGGTTTGACAATGCCCAAGATTGTTTTCATGGTGGTGGTTTTGCCAGAAGCATTTCCACCCAACAGAGAAACAATCTCACCGGGATAAATATGCAGATTGATCCTTTTCAGGACCTGGATAGGTCCATAATAGGTTACCACATTGGTGAGATTAAGCATCTTTTCCAAGTCCTGCTCTCCTCCCTAAATAAGCTTCAATGACTTTTTCATTTCGCCGTACTTCTTCAAAAACGCCTTCTGCTATTTTTACTCCGTGATCCAGGGCTATGACATGTTCGCAAATCCCCTTGACAATGGTCATATCGTGCTCGATGAGCAAAATGGTTATGCCATGGTCTCGGATTTTCTTAATATCCGCCATTAGCTCCCGACTTTCTTGAGGATTCATGCCGGCTGCAGGCTCATCGAGGAGAAGCAGAGTGGGATGGGTTGCCAAAGCCCGGGCGATTTCTAACCGACGGCGATTCGCATAAGAGAGCGTCCAGGCCAAATCGTTTCTCTTATCTATCAGGCGCGTTCCGAAAATTTCTAAGAGCTGGGTCGCTTTCTCTTTGACCTCTTTTTGTTCCCTTTGGGTAGCAGGGGTTCGAAGAATACTTCCCCAAATCCCGCTTCGGGTACGGCAATGGAATCCTACCAGTACATTTTCCAGAACGGTCATCTTGTTAAAAAGCCTCTGGTTCTGGAAGGTTCTGGCAATCCCCAAAGCGGTAATTTGATGGGGCTTTAAGTG from Candidatus Limnocylindrales bacterium harbors:
- a CDS encoding lipocalin-like domain-containing protein is translated as MNKQQESRIEVISIPALDSSPGALRERKRRDYNLLSSSLFYSVGEEPEGHGEQKRAKNRSGFLAFIFCFLMLPVFIEASETPPSYLFKQALPGYVYSFPKDYGSHNDFKTEWWYYTGHLTTEKGDEYGYQVTFFRVGSENAQMQESPSRWAAKHLYFAHFAISDISRRQFFFTEKLNRAALGKAGAEEGKYLVWNEDWKVREEENGSHHLQASQDKFAIDLILTPLKGPVIHGENGISQKAEGVGHASHYISFTRLKTEGTLFVEHQPMKVTGISWMDHEFGSNQLQDYQIGWDWFSIQLDNQTELMFYHLRQRNGNPDPYSSGTLVFSDGTWQHLKLEEIQIEVLKFWQSPFSGGNYPIQWRVRIPGYRIALELVPAFENQELRPGKTGVIYWEGSVNVTGSYGNQKVTGKGYVEMTGYAGKFDQKI
- a CDS encoding FtsX-like permease family protein — protein: MISQGLRLCKHLVFRPIFQEKIKMLLTVIGVALGVAVFLAIRLANVSILESFKTSLEAISGRATLQISAGEAGFDEMILPIVREVEGIRQMSPVVQTTTLLAGSQGEVLLVLGVDVLGDSTVREYKFSRQTQTTDPTRDFLELLWDPQAIILTRKFAEEHGFSVGSSIKLAANEKVLTFKVKRLLEQEGTAKAQSGNIAIMDIAAAQVAFNKVGKLDRIDLIVDDAQIPKVIARLKAMLPPHLRVERPQSRNLQVQKLLHSFQINLTVLSAIALLVGMFLIYNTLAISVVRRRKEIGTLRALGVTRGQIRLFFLLEASLIGFLGSVLGLFLALLLARGALKAMTLTVSSLYVPVQTDSIIWTPELIVEGFLLGILVSVLSALIPVFEASRISPREAFQEGAYPLKQPQNYLKISLSGGVLLGLAYLAAIQKFPLNDSTGVIGQVPIYGYASALLLILGVAFLTPAFIVFFNWLTNPLISRLLKTEGKLAGNYLVQTLGRTTLAVAALMTALAMVVGVTIMVSSFRKTVEIWVNETITGDLIVAPITRFTQGAEARVPEEMVEELKEVEGVAAVDSFRTLKINYLKQAKDSQSQTSFLNSESGTDNELQTLGPVTLGAGDFRVFKEYGNMLFLKGEKHKILEQALEKGEALVSESFSVKYGLNVGDTLTLNSPSGELQVPIAGVFYSYSTEHGMIVLDRQLFKKYWKDPFVNSLIVYLKPDTDLQKVREAILNRFGKTHNITVITNRTLRETVLDIFDQTFAITSGLELIAIIVAVLGIANALLASILERRREIGILRSVGATGTQIMKIILYEAGLMGIISQLLGLITGIFLSFILIYVINKQSFGWTIQFFFPFILIPKSLLIVLITSILAGYFPAKQAVQLRVVETMRYE
- a CDS encoding metal-dependent hydrolase, with product MDTLTHGLAGALIAKTGFSQRIGKVATTVLVVSAVFPDSDVIVDLVGNEFLYLRYHRSLTHSFLGALFFSALLAGIFYRFSTYKKYWNLYFLSLLGILSHIFLDLPTSFGTMIFFPFSDRRVAWDMIFIIDLIFTGIIVTPQLIVWIYLNPSSRGGKSSPPLFSPFSNPFRRAGFVCFMFYLLAFSVTLFLSRLVHKEVPWKVLLGIILLFTALILVPGIKGWIYRLDRTVPCRIGLIVLLFYMGLCWMNHWIALKKVEDYIQKQGLQVVSYAAFPQPLSPFNWSGVIKTREASYQNWFNILTPQMPEFSVFQDPPKNEYLTMAENLPVVQLFLWFARFPVITYQTLGSTHIIEYFDLRFNSRLRRTPFVLEIIIGPNGEVIRQGFAN
- the mutS gene encoding DNA mismatch repair protein MutS — translated: MYELTPLMQQYWQIKKDYPDTIVLFRMGDFYEMFDQDAEVASRVLQITLTSRRTHKEEKGVPMCGVPHHAVDSYLAKLVRNGFRVAICEQLEDPKFAKGLVKRDVIRVVTPGTVLDTRMLEAKENNFIVALAQKDQVIGMALLDISTGEFRISEFRGSQKVQKLKDELERVEPKEILVPEIGEESLLLTELFGHSKKQEVKNKKQETLTHGFWHPTSKFCITHYPPQAFLYENAERMLREHFKTASLSGFGCQGLFRGISAAGALLSYIQETQKTSLDHIRSLRVFNVEDYMVLDAASQRNLELTRTILDHSRQGSLLGLLDCTMTAMGGRTLQAWLKHPLLDLKAIEQRLEAVAEFKDNLILRGDLRELLDGVYDLERLIGRLTLMAANARDLVALKLSIWKIPAIKNLLQSAVTGRSSLIQDLIQACDELSDIGELIDRAIVNEPPITLREGGLIKEGYNQELDELRKICREGKDWIAHLEQTERQRTRINSLKVRYNKVFGYFIEVTNPNLSMVPEDYITKQTLVNCVRFITPALKEYEAKVLGAEERIVELEYQLFQQVRESVSKESERILSTARALAQLDVLSSLAEVAARYNYTRPQVNDGDKIEIIEGRHPVVEQLRREEAFIPNDVYLDTEGNTLLIITGPNMAGKSTFLRQVALIVLMAQIGSFVPAKKATIGLVDRIFTRVGASDNLTGGESTFMVEMNETANILNNATRKSLIILDEIGRGTSTYDGLSIAWAVAEYIANKIGAKTLFATHYHELTELASTLPGVQNYNVAVKEQNDEIIFLRKIIKGGTDRSYGIQVARLAGLPSEVLQRAKEILSHLEADGLDHRGVSTVGKVKKSQKILKNNLQLTLFTPISSPEPPSQPHPVIEELKSLNVNTLTPLEALNKLAELQKKVES
- a CDS encoding MotA/TolQ/ExbB proton channel family protein — its product is MFDLLIKGGYIMIPILFCSVLSVAIIIERFLSLRTERVVPRIFFNRIKALLLEGHINEVLAICSKSDKPIAKVLEAGIMKYYFGRDEIKEAIEDAGRHEAAKLEKYLGVLNTIAGIAPLLGLLGTVSGMIKAFSVISVVGVGQPEKLAAGISEALIATAAGLTVAIPTLVFHNYFAEKVDRLVLEMEKRSMELTEILAQNQRDEWKV
- a CDS encoding ABC transporter ATP-binding protein, whose translation is MLNLTNVVTYYGPIQVLKRINLHIYPGEIVSLLGGNASGKTTTMKTILGIVKPVQGTIEFEGKRIDGLPTEKIVSMGIARVPEARRIFSRMTVRENLELGAFVRRKEPPQSILEDLEKVYKLFPRLKERENQLGGTLSGGEQQMLAMGRALMARPRLILMDEPSMGLSPLFVEKVFETIQEINRQGITILLVEQNANMALSIAHRGYVLQNGEMILHDTAENLLKSEAVRKAYLGEE
- a CDS encoding ABC transporter ATP-binding protein; amino-acid sequence: MALLEVQNLTKDFGGLRAINALNFTLKEGEIVGLIGPNGSGKTTLFNLITGLLPVTEGHIFFKENRYDLAHLKPHQITALGIARTFQNQRLFNKMTVLENVLVGFHCRTRSGIWGSILRTPATQREQKEVKEKATQLLEIFGTRLIDKRNDLAWTLSYANRRRLEIARALATHPTLLLLDEPAAGMNPQESRELMADIKKIRDHGITILLIEHDMTIVKGICEHVIALDHGVKIAEGVFEEVRRNEKVIEAYLGRRAGLGKDA